Proteins co-encoded in one Corynebacterium lujinxingii genomic window:
- a CDS encoding Ppx/GppA phosphatase family protein: MTRVAAVDCGTNSIRLLIHDTETGEVSRCNTIVRLGQGVDETGQFAPEAIERTRVALADYVDEMQSENVTRVRMVATSATRDAANREDFFAMTRELLGQIQSGAVAEVISGEEEAALSFAGATADLDPARGPFCVIDLGGGSTEFVMETDEGIRAMSTQMGCVRITERFMRSDPPTEDETAAARAYIDERIDEAAKVVPFAEAKTIVGCAGTFTTLSAIAQNLDSYDPERIHTSEIPFDRLREVTADLRSKTADQRRENPVVHPGRADVIGSGSTVAEQLMDAFGREAGATSLIISEKDILDGIVADLVGR; encoded by the coding sequence ATGACCCGTGTCGCCGCCGTGGACTGTGGCACCAACTCCATTCGTCTGCTGATCCACGACACCGAGACCGGCGAGGTTTCCCGCTGCAACACCATCGTCCGCCTTGGCCAAGGCGTCGACGAGACGGGCCAGTTCGCGCCCGAGGCTATCGAACGCACCCGCGTGGCACTTGCGGACTACGTCGACGAAATGCAGAGTGAGAACGTCACCCGCGTGCGCATGGTGGCCACCTCCGCCACCCGCGACGCCGCCAACCGCGAGGACTTTTTCGCCATGACCCGGGAGCTGCTCGGCCAGATTCAATCGGGTGCGGTTGCCGAGGTGATCTCCGGTGAAGAAGAGGCAGCGTTGTCCTTCGCTGGCGCCACAGCCGATCTCGATCCCGCCCGCGGCCCGTTCTGCGTGATCGACCTCGGCGGCGGCTCTACTGAGTTCGTGATGGAAACCGACGAAGGCATCCGCGCAATGTCCACCCAGATGGGCTGCGTGCGTATCACTGAGCGCTTCATGCGGTCAGATCCGCCGACCGAGGATGAAACGGCTGCGGCCCGTGCCTACATCGACGAACGGATCGATGAAGCAGCCAAGGTTGTGCCGTTCGCGGAGGCGAAAACGATTGTGGGGTGTGCTGGCACGTTTACGACGCTTTCCGCTATCGCGCAGAACCTGGACTCCTATGATCCAGAGCGGATTCACACGTCCGAGATACCGTTTGATCGTCTGCGAGAAGTGACTGCGGACTTGCGTTCCAAGACCGCCGATCAGCGACGAGAGAATCCGGTGGTACACCCCGGCCGCGCGGACGTGATTGGTTCAGGCTCCACAGTGGCTGAGCAGCTCATGGACGCCTTTGGACGTGAGGCTGGTGCTACCAGCCTCATCATCAGCGAAAAAGACATCCTGGACGGGATTGTTGCCGACTTGGTGGGGCGCTAA
- the wecC gene encoding UDP-N-acetyl-D-mannosamine dehydrogenase: MANTAVQNTFKDVCVVGLGYIGLPTAAFIASKGIKVTGVDVNPTFVESINRGEVPFVEPGFDELLKDVVERGLLTARFDQVEADAYIVCVPTPFKGDNHEVDTKYINSAVDAMAPRLRPGALVVLESTSPPGTTRNMAEYIIEKRPDLSLNEEDENAIFVAHCPERVLPGQIMEEMENNDRVIGGLTPKGTELARDLYATFCTAELLTTDATTAEMAKLTENSFRDVNIAFANELSLISDRLGIDVWELIELANHHPRVNILKPGPGVGGHCIAVDPWFIVSAVPEEAKIVRQAREINDGKPSFVLDKVEKALSKSDNKRVAALGIAFKADIDDLRESPALGIVEQLAERNPETTVSVVEPNVDSLPDRLAAHKNIELADFTTAIESAGVVVLLVDHREFVGIDQNLLNGKTVIDTRGIWR, translated from the coding sequence GTGGCGAACACCGCGGTGCAAAATACGTTTAAAGATGTATGCGTCGTTGGCCTTGGATACATCGGTCTTCCTACGGCAGCGTTTATCGCCTCCAAGGGAATCAAGGTAACCGGTGTTGATGTCAACCCGACCTTTGTCGAGTCCATCAATAGAGGCGAAGTGCCGTTCGTTGAACCGGGTTTTGACGAGCTGCTCAAGGACGTCGTGGAACGCGGTCTGCTGACCGCGCGCTTCGACCAGGTCGAGGCGGATGCCTACATCGTCTGCGTGCCAACCCCGTTCAAGGGTGACAATCACGAGGTAGACACCAAATACATCAACTCAGCGGTCGATGCGATGGCTCCGCGCCTGCGCCCAGGTGCCCTTGTGGTGTTGGAGTCCACCTCTCCTCCGGGAACGACTCGCAACATGGCGGAGTACATCATCGAGAAGCGGCCTGACCTCTCGCTGAACGAAGAAGACGAGAATGCCATCTTCGTTGCTCACTGTCCTGAGCGCGTCCTGCCGGGGCAGATCATGGAAGAGATGGAGAACAATGACCGCGTCATCGGTGGTTTGACTCCAAAGGGCACGGAGCTTGCTCGTGATTTGTATGCGACGTTCTGCACCGCTGAATTGCTGACGACAGATGCGACGACCGCGGAGATGGCGAAGCTTACCGAGAACTCGTTCCGAGACGTAAATATCGCTTTCGCAAACGAGCTTTCCCTAATTAGCGACCGTCTTGGAATCGACGTCTGGGAGCTGATTGAGCTCGCCAACCACCACCCACGTGTCAACATCCTCAAGCCCGGCCCCGGCGTCGGTGGACACTGCATCGCTGTCGATCCGTGGTTCATCGTTTCCGCAGTACCGGAGGAAGCCAAGATTGTTCGCCAGGCACGGGAGATCAACGATGGCAAGCCGTCGTTCGTCCTGGACAAGGTAGAGAAGGCGCTCAGCAAGTCTGACAATAAGAGGGTTGCAGCTCTTGGTATCGCATTCAAGGCGGATATCGACGATCTTCGAGAGTCGCCGGCGCTGGGTATCGTTGAGCAGTTGGCTGAACGAAATCCCGAAACCACGGTTTCTGTTGTGGAACCGAACGTAGATTCCCTGCCCGATCGTCTCGCCGCGCACAAGAACATTGAATTGGCCGATTTCACCACAGCCATCGAAAGCGCAGGCGTTGTAGTCCTCCTCGTTGACCACCGGGAGTTCGTTGGCATCGACCAGAATTTGCTCAACGGAAAGACTGTGATTGATACTAGAGGTATTTGGCGCTAA
- the wecB gene encoding non-hydrolyzing UDP-N-acetylglucosamine 2-epimerase translates to MSVKPKIMTVYGTRPEAIKVAPVVSALQNDGRFESVVVSTGQHKEMLEQVNKRFGITPNHDMALMKPGQSLNELVSRAIQGLDPIIDEEKPDVIISQGDTSTAMVAALAGFHKGVQVVHLEAGLRTGDILSPFPEEANRKIIGQLASLHLAPTNESRENLRRENFRSKDIVVTGNTVIDALLTASEWDVHFEDPRLEELRNSNEKLVLVTTHRRENLDAMKEIGGAVQDLAKSYPDHIFALPLHLNPKVREAVLPEVEDLPNVIITDPLPYDQFTALMSRAYLVLTDSGGVQEEAPSLGKPVLVMRENTERPEAVVAGTVKLVGTDRDRIVAEARNLLDQDAAYQAMANAVNPYGDGKAAARAVAAIAELLGVGERIGEFEPELDGK, encoded by the coding sequence ATGTCGGTTAAGCCGAAAATTATGACCGTTTATGGCACCCGCCCGGAAGCGATCAAGGTCGCGCCGGTCGTGAGTGCGCTTCAAAACGATGGACGTTTTGAATCGGTGGTGGTGTCCACCGGTCAACACAAGGAAATGCTGGAGCAGGTGAATAAACGCTTCGGCATCACCCCGAATCATGACATGGCGTTGATGAAGCCGGGCCAAAGTCTCAACGAGTTGGTTTCCAGGGCGATTCAAGGGCTCGATCCGATTATTGACGAAGAAAAGCCTGACGTAATTATTTCACAGGGTGATACGTCTACAGCGATGGTGGCAGCATTGGCAGGTTTTCACAAGGGGGTGCAGGTGGTCCACCTTGAAGCTGGCCTTCGCACTGGGGACATCCTCTCGCCATTCCCTGAGGAGGCAAACCGTAAGATCATTGGACAGCTTGCCTCCCTCCATTTGGCTCCCACGAACGAATCGCGCGAGAATCTTCGCCGAGAGAATTTCCGCTCTAAGGATATTGTCGTCACGGGTAACACCGTCATTGATGCGCTGTTGACGGCGTCGGAATGGGACGTTCATTTTGAAGATCCGCGACTGGAAGAGCTTCGAAACTCCAACGAGAAACTCGTCCTAGTCACTACCCACCGTCGCGAGAACCTCGACGCGATGAAGGAAATCGGTGGCGCTGTCCAGGACCTTGCAAAGTCCTACCCAGACCACATTTTCGCGTTGCCCCTACACCTCAACCCTAAGGTTCGCGAAGCGGTTCTCCCAGAGGTTGAAGACCTTCCGAACGTCATCATCACGGACCCGTTGCCGTATGACCAGTTCACAGCACTAATGAGCCGCGCATACCTAGTGCTCACCGATTCCGGCGGAGTGCAGGAGGAAGCTCCGTCGCTTGGCAAGCCTGTCCTCGTGATGCGCGAGAACACCGAGCGCCCTGAAGCTGTGGTGGCTGGAACTGTGAAGCTCGTCGGTACCGACCGCGATCGAATTGTCGCGGAGGCGAGGAACCTTCTCGACCAAGATGCTGCTTACCAAGCAATGGCAAACGCAGTGAATCCGTATGGCGACGGCAAGGCTGCCGCGCGTGCGGTTGCCGCCATCGCAGAATTGTTGGGCGTTGGAGAGCGAATCGGCGAGTTCGAACCGGAACTCGACGGCAAATAG